Proteins encoded in a region of the Candidatus Margulisiibacteriota bacterium genome:
- a CDS encoding VWA domain-containing protein, with protein MIFAAAIYLWLLPLLGAAAFYEWLAGRQKNYRLFGRELEPLMTRHFDRRKEGQKRILFYAGIAFLIIALARPQWGEREQHFTAPGIDLIFAVDVSKSMLAADLKPNRLENAKQALRLLTLQLAGNRLGLVAFAGSSFVECPLTGDISAVALFLDSLSPSLIPVPGTDLGGAIRSAVQAFDKAPTSKAVILITDGEDLSGGARGAADEAAGAGVKFFPVGIGTEVGETVPEIDDNGRVVGVKRDKKGELVVSKLDVNLLNEIAEKTGGKAFFVGGRSSALPELMAAIAALPKSKIAQKLGYQYYDRFQIFLLLAFICLAAEFVMTERKG; from the coding sequence ATGATCTTTGCCGCCGCGATCTACTTATGGCTTTTACCGCTTCTTGGCGCTGCCGCTTTTTATGAGTGGCTGGCCGGCCGGCAAAAAAATTACCGGCTTTTCGGCCGTGAACTTGAGCCGTTAATGACCCGCCATTTTGACCGGCGGAAAGAGGGGCAAAAACGAATTTTGTTTTACGCCGGGATCGCTTTTTTGATCATTGCGTTGGCTCGGCCGCAATGGGGGGAGAGGGAACAACATTTTACCGCGCCGGGGATCGACCTGATCTTTGCCGTTGACGTCAGTAAAAGCATGCTGGCGGCCGATCTCAAACCTAACCGGCTGGAAAATGCCAAGCAGGCGCTGCGCCTCCTGACTTTGCAGCTGGCCGGGAACCGGCTTGGCCTGGTCGCTTTTGCCGGGAGCAGTTTTGTGGAGTGTCCGCTGACCGGTGATATCAGTGCTGTTGCTCTGTTCCTTGATTCATTAAGCCCGTCTTTAATTCCGGTGCCGGGGACCGACCTGGGCGGAGCGATCCGCTCGGCGGTCCAGGCTTTTGACAAAGCGCCGACCAGTAAAGCGGTCATCCTGATCACCGACGGGGAAGATCTCTCCGGCGGCGCCCGCGGCGCGGCCGATGAAGCGGCGGGGGCGGGAGTCAAATTTTTCCCGGTCGGCATTGGGACGGAAGTCGGGGAGACAGTCCCCGAGATCGACGATAACGGCCGGGTGGTCGGCGTGAAGCGGGACAAGAAGGGGGAACTGGTTGTTTCTAAACTTGATGTTAACTTGCTAAATGAGATAGCGGAGAAAACCGGAGGCAAAGCTTTTTTTGTCGGCGGGCGGAGCTCGGCTTTACCGGAACTGATGGCGGCGATTGCCGCTCTTCCCAAGAGCAAGATCGCCCAAAAGCTGGGGTATCAATATTACGACCGTTTTCAGATCTTTCTGCTTTTAGCTTTTATTTGCCTGGCGGCGGAGTTCGTAATGACCGAGAGGAAAGGCTGA
- a CDS encoding tetratricopeptide repeat protein has protein sequence MRKIFIFLLIAFCLSLSASYSIPFESRLNKGNGFYNRGLFDRAQNVYESILAKKKDPLAKYNLGNALYRQGKFAESEKLFEAVSGEAADKGLVHKALYNKGNAQFRQENYEGAVNSYEQALKFKNKDQDTLYNLALAKKLLKMPKNQRPKQNKQKQKQQQKQQQKQQRNKPQKKNGLNKQDAERIMQGLGNNEKHKGKKAKGKGAGNGPDW, from the coding sequence ATGAGGAAGATATTTATTTTTTTGCTTATCGCTTTTTGCTTATCGCTTAGTGCTTCTTATTCCATCCCCTTTGAAAGCCGTCTGAATAAAGGGAATGGGTTCTATAACCGCGGGCTTTTCGATCGGGCGCAGAATGTTTATGAGTCTATTTTGGCCAAGAAAAAAGATCCGCTGGCTAAGTATAATCTTGGCAACGCCCTCTATCGTCAGGGAAAATTTGCCGAAAGTGAAAAGCTCTTTGAGGCGGTTAGCGGCGAAGCGGCCGATAAGGGGTTGGTCCATAAAGCGTTATATAATAAAGGGAATGCCCAGTTCCGTCAGGAAAACTACGAAGGAGCGGTTAACTCCTACGAACAGGCGTTGAAGTTTAAGAATAAAGACCAGGATACGCTCTATAATCTGGCTTTGGCGAAAAAGCTTTTAAAAATGCCAAAGAACCAGCGGCCCAAGCAGAACAAACAGAAGCAAAAGCAGCAGCAAAAACAGCAACAAAAACAACAGCGAAACAAGCCGCAGAAGAAAAATGGGTTGAACAAACAGGACGCGGAACGGATCATGCAGGGGTTGGGGAATAACGAAAAACATAAAGGGAAAAAGGCCAAAGGAAAAGGAGCGGGGAATGGGCCGGACTGGTAA
- a CDS encoding DUF58 domain-containing protein produces the protein MFRKIRRIEIQSRKPVEQLFAGEYRSVFKGEGLEFHEVREYQPGDDIRSIDWNVTARLGRPFVKKFIEERQRTIILLVDVSASQDFGSLNKSKNEIAAELAAILAFSAIKNNDLVGVLLFSDQIEKYIPPKKGKKHVMRIIRDILFFKRQNTRTDLTQALRYFSRVQRKGAIVFLISDFLGDDYERPVTALARRHDLIPVFIKDRFELDFPAHDGLLMVEDPESGELRAIDGGDPAVRQAYRAAAQAEYQKKLKFFRSLKVDCLELSTDGNYIKPLNQFFKRQQRKARR, from the coding sequence ATGTTCCGTAAAATCCGTCGGATCGAGATCCAGTCGCGCAAACCGGTCGAACAGCTTTTTGCCGGCGAGTACCGGAGCGTTTTTAAGGGGGAGGGACTGGAATTCCACGAGGTCCGCGAATACCAGCCGGGGGACGATATCCGCTCGATCGACTGGAACGTAACCGCTCGTCTCGGCCGTCCATTCGTCAAGAAATTCATTGAAGAGCGCCAGCGGACGATCATCCTCTTGGTCGACGTTTCCGCTTCCCAGGATTTTGGTTCCCTGAATAAAAGCAAGAACGAGATCGCGGCGGAGCTGGCCGCCATTCTCGCTTTTTCGGCGATCAAGAACAACGATCTGGTCGGGGTCCTCCTCTTCAGCGATCAGATCGAAAAATATATCCCCCCCAAAAAAGGGAAAAAGCATGTCATGCGGATCATCCGGGATATCTTATTCTTTAAACGTCAGAATACCCGGACCGACCTGACCCAGGCGCTCCGTTATTTCAGCCGGGTCCAGCGTAAAGGGGCGATCGTCTTTCTTATTTCAGATTTTCTGGGGGACGATTACGAACGGCCGGTGACCGCTCTTGCCCGCCGCCACGACCTGATCCCGGTTTTCATTAAAGATCGTTTTGAGCTTGATTTCCCTGCTCACGATGGGTTGCTCATGGTTGAGGACCCGGAAAGCGGAGAACTGCGCGCGATCGACGGGGGTGACCCGGCAGTTCGCCAGGCTTACCGGGCGGCGGCCCAAGCCGAATACCAAAAAAAACTGAAATTCTTCCGTTCCCTGAAAGTTGATTGCCTGGAGCTTTCGACCGACGGGAACTATATTAAGCCGCTTAACCAGTTCTTTAAGCGCCAGCAAAGGAAAGCCCGCCGATGA
- the metF gene encoding methylenetetrahydrofolate reductase [NAD(P)H], whose translation MKVSKALNRIDRPTLSFEFFPPKTPEGEAHLLAALEKLGQFHPDFVSVTYGAMGTTREKTFYWAELIKKKFKIEPVAHLTCVGAERHDIAAQLKQLAKLGIENILALRGDPPAGETKFVPPKNGFRYASELVEFIKEEQPKFCVGVAGYPEKHTEAAAMKKDIANLKKKIDAGAEYVITQLFFNNQAYFDFVDQCRTAGIKIPIIPGQMMITSTKQIKTLTEKCGATIPKELLEKIEKNAENPEAIKRISTEWTLEQTRELIIGGVNYFHFFVMNQAEPISTVLNELGF comes from the coding sequence ATGAAAGTAAGTAAAGCCTTGAACCGGATCGACCGGCCAACTCTCTCTTTTGAATTTTTCCCGCCCAAAACACCGGAAGGGGAAGCCCATCTCTTAGCCGCGCTTGAAAAACTGGGTCAGTTCCACCCTGATTTCGTCTCCGTAACCTACGGCGCGATGGGAACGACCCGGGAAAAGACTTTTTACTGGGCGGAATTGATCAAAAAGAAGTTCAAAATCGAACCGGTCGCCCATTTAACTTGTGTCGGCGCCGAGCGCCATGATATTGCCGCCCAGCTCAAACAGCTTGCCAAATTAGGAATTGAAAATATCCTCGCCCTGCGGGGCGATCCGCCGGCTGGGGAAACAAAATTTGTTCCCCCCAAGAACGGTTTCCGCTACGCTTCGGAACTGGTCGAGTTCATTAAAGAAGAGCAACCGAAGTTTTGCGTCGGGGTCGCCGGCTACCCGGAAAAGCACACCGAAGCGGCCGCCATGAAAAAAGATATCGCCAACTTAAAGAAAAAGATCGACGCCGGGGCCGAGTACGTCATCACCCAATTATTCTTTAACAACCAGGCCTATTTTGATTTCGTCGATCAATGCCGGACCGCGGGAATTAAAATACCGATCATCCCTGGCCAGATGATGATCACCAGCACCAAGCAGATCAAAACGCTGACCGAAAAATGCGGCGCGACTATTCCGAAAGAATTATTGGAGAAGATCGAAAAGAACGCGGAGAACCCAGAAGCTATCAAGCGGATCAGCACCGAATGGACCCTGGAGCAGACCAGAGAATTAATTATCGGCGGGGTCAACTACTTCCACTTCTTCGTCATGAACCAGGCCGAACCAATCTCGACCGTCCTCAACGAACTGGGATTTTAA
- a CDS encoding type III pantothenate kinase: protein MILTIDVGNTNIVYGLFEGPKLVATWRTPTAPYIYRKIKGNIAQVIIASVVPAVNRKLAKDIKQHYGLVPRFVSAADIPLIKVKLSDKKAIGADRVVNALAAYTLYNRPALIIDFGTATTFDYVSAKGEYLGGAIAPGITLARDTLHQRTAKLPSVPIVAPKRVVGRSTVEALQSGLVFGYVAMVEGMVKRIKSELSNSNARMTNARMTVIATGGLAKLICKYTPVVDIIDLDLTLKGLRIIAEKKLSTCG from the coding sequence ATGATACTGACCATTGACGTCGGCAATACTAACATTGTCTATGGCCTTTTTGAAGGTCCGAAATTGGTCGCCACCTGGCGAACCCCGACCGCGCCATATATATATCGTAAAATTAAGGGAAATATTGCACAGGTAATCATCGCCAGCGTGGTCCCGGCGGTTAACCGGAAATTGGCCAAAGATATCAAGCAACATTACGGGCTCGTTCCTCGCTTTGTTTCGGCTGCCGATATCCCCCTGATCAAGGTCAAGCTTAGCGACAAAAAAGCGATCGGCGCCGATCGGGTCGTCAACGCTCTGGCCGCATACACTCTCTATAACCGCCCCGCCTTGATCATCGATTTCGGAACCGCCACTACTTTTGATTATGTTTCGGCTAAAGGTGAATACCTAGGCGGGGCAATTGCTCCCGGCATCACCCTTGCCCGCGACACCCTGCATCAGCGGACCGCCAAGCTTCCATCCGTGCCGATCGTCGCGCCTAAACGAGTCGTCGGCCGCAGCACCGTTGAAGCTCTGCAAAGCGGACTGGTCTTTGGCTACGTCGCCATGGTCGAAGGAATGGTAAAACGTATAAAATCCGAATTGAGCAATTCGAATGCCCGAATGACTAATGCTCGAATGACTGTAATCGCGACAGGCGGGTTAGCGAAGCTAATTTGTAAGTACACCCCCGTTGTTGATATAATAGATTTGGACCTGACCCTCAAGGGGTTAAGGATCATAGCAGAAAAAAAGTTATCAACCTGCGGCTGA
- a CDS encoding serine/threonine-protein kinase, with translation MSLSRIRIGRDESFLKRLVTAYNRGGAEKQDALNTINHFSTAGRHTVLAKLIDLSSSYHFAAPLCGYLSQSISTKASVSIAVPNDIATQLEKIRDDVATAVLQFDRLRHKYEEIGNRLDATEKQEPIWRTAFAALAGDIDSLTSNLLQAVRTEKLLEEPPISLRGAKAPFEDEAIAASALEADDLLLFTDYAVQLTGLSDKLRVIVQNWNSVKPKIGAVGHAIRATKQRHRRFEQSELMQWAEVPMIKNEIEIIKMLERYIDSQERTLKEQLDRLSAGLGNLAGAARSLAGFIKAPALVSPQQVVFIGRSEPVSPPASKTTPIPFSVPVLLGNDGTMPIDFQENLIRKDRFLVIKRLGSGNMAVAFLVFDRSSRTEIVLKFPLMEQACNPMILERFSRGEAKAHRAAGLPGIVQYYGYDTVDRHEYLRTIDWTEAAPLGLPAFVPFIAMEYVDGPTLQEIINQRRLSTRETLVVALDLAKILQRLHQNRIIHRDLKPDNIFVTKKGVKISDFGIAKLLTSPPFNRPSLTPPNLILGTPEYMSPEALTSVVGIDWKSDQYAFGAIVYEMLSGHPPFGGCGATPVELWVYANHINNDEVPDLRKTTTIPDKLWDLIKRTLAKKPDERYRTWPELIVELEEMKINEPGF, from the coding sequence ATGTCTTTATCAAGAATTCGAATTGGGAGAGATGAATCGTTCTTAAAGCGACTGGTAACCGCTTATAATCGAGGCGGCGCGGAAAAACAAGACGCCTTAAACACGATCAACCACTTCAGCACGGCCGGCAGACATACCGTGCTGGCGAAATTAATCGATCTAAGCAGTAGTTATCATTTCGCGGCCCCGCTGTGCGGTTATCTCTCCCAATCAATTTCGACAAAAGCCTCCGTTTCCATCGCCGTTCCCAATGATATCGCGACTCAACTGGAAAAGATAAGAGACGATGTCGCTACCGCCGTTTTACAATTTGACCGCTTAAGGCATAAATATGAAGAAATCGGCAACCGACTGGACGCGACCGAAAAACAAGAGCCCATCTGGCGGACCGCGTTTGCCGCTCTGGCCGGTGACATTGATAGTCTGACCAGTAATCTATTGCAAGCGGTAAGAACGGAAAAACTCCTGGAAGAACCGCCGATCAGCCTTCGCGGAGCAAAGGCCCCCTTTGAAGACGAAGCGATTGCGGCCAGCGCTCTAGAGGCCGATGATCTGTTGCTCTTTACCGATTACGCCGTCCAACTAACCGGTTTATCCGATAAGCTTAGAGTAATCGTCCAAAATTGGAACAGCGTCAAACCGAAGATTGGCGCCGTTGGGCACGCCATTAGGGCCACAAAACAAAGGCATCGCCGGTTTGAACAATCTGAATTAATGCAGTGGGCTGAAGTCCCGATGATTAAGAATGAAATTGAAATAATAAAAATGCTTGAAAGATATATCGACAGCCAGGAAAGAACGTTGAAAGAACAGCTCGATCGGTTATCCGCCGGTCTTGGTAATTTAGCCGGTGCGGCCCGGTCTTTAGCGGGTTTCATCAAAGCGCCGGCTTTAGTCTCGCCCCAGCAGGTTGTTTTTATCGGCCGGTCGGAACCGGTCAGCCCACCGGCATCAAAAACCACGCCGATCCCGTTCTCCGTGCCGGTATTACTAGGGAATGATGGGACCATGCCGATCGATTTTCAAGAAAACCTGATACGGAAAGATCGTTTTTTAGTCATTAAAAGGCTTGGCAGCGGAAACATGGCGGTCGCATTTCTGGTATTCGATCGATCTTCAAGGACGGAAATAGTGCTCAAATTCCCCTTAATGGAACAAGCTTGCAACCCGATGATCTTGGAACGTTTTAGCCGGGGGGAAGCAAAAGCCCACCGAGCGGCCGGCCTTCCGGGGATCGTGCAATATTACGGCTATGATACGGTGGATCGCCATGAATATTTAAGAACCATTGATTGGACGGAAGCGGCGCCGTTAGGCTTGCCAGCATTCGTCCCTTTTATAGCGATGGAATATGTTGACGGCCCGACTTTGCAGGAAATCATCAATCAGAGAAGGCTTTCCACTCGCGAAACCCTGGTGGTTGCACTGGACCTGGCTAAAATTTTACAAAGATTACATCAGAATCGGATAATTCATCGGGATTTGAAGCCCGATAACATCTTCGTTACAAAAAAGGGGGTCAAAATATCCGATTTTGGCATCGCCAAACTCTTAACAAGCCCGCCTTTCAACCGTCCTTCATTAACCCCTCCTAATTTGATATTGGGGACGCCTGAATATATGTCGCCGGAAGCCTTGACCAGTGTCGTGGGAATAGATTGGAAAAGCGATCAGTATGCCTTTGGCGCAATCGTTTATGAAATGTTAAGCGGACACCCTCCCTTCGGCGGCTGCGGAGCAACCCCGGTGGAACTATGGGTTTATGCTAATCACATCAACAATGACGAGGTGCCCGATCTCCGTAAAACGACTACCATTCCCGACAAATTATGGGACTTAATTAAACGCACCCTGGCAAAAAAACCCGACGAAAGATATCGGACCTGGCCTGAACTGATAGTCGAACTTGAAGAGATGAAAATTAACGAACCGGGATTTTAA
- a CDS encoding MoxR family ATPase: MNEEIRVIDEKVKAKSEFVEKIGQALAGTIIGQKGIIDRLIVAMLCNGHVMVEGVPGLAKTLIIKALAAAVDAKFARIQFTPDLLPSDLIGTMILNPKSGEFTSRKGPIFANIILADEINRAPSKVQSALLEAMQEHRVTISDTTHQLPEPFLVMATQNPIEQEGTYPLPEAAIDRFMFKLKITYPRKEEELKIIDSALIGQEPKISKVVSIQEIMETRQVINQIYIDDKLKQYIVNLVSATRTPQDYGVGELAGLIQFGASPRASINLAHAAKGQAFIRRRGYVIPDDIKNVALDVMRHRIILTYEAEAEEQTSETIIQKVLDAVDVP, translated from the coding sequence ATGAACGAAGAGATTAGGGTCATCGACGAAAAAGTTAAAGCCAAAAGCGAGTTCGTGGAAAAGATCGGCCAGGCGCTAGCTGGGACGATCATCGGCCAAAAAGGGATTATCGACCGGTTGATCGTTGCCATGCTTTGTAACGGCCACGTAATGGTCGAGGGGGTGCCGGGGTTGGCCAAGACCTTGATCATCAAGGCGCTGGCGGCGGCGGTTGACGCCAAATTCGCCCGGATTCAGTTCACCCCCGACCTTCTGCCATCCGACCTGATCGGGACGATGATCCTTAACCCGAAGAGCGGGGAATTTACCTCGCGCAAAGGGCCGATCTTTGCCAATATCATTCTGGCCGACGAGATTAACCGGGCTCCTTCCAAGGTTCAGAGCGCCCTGCTGGAAGCGATGCAGGAGCACCGGGTTACCATCTCCGATACCACTCATCAATTGCCGGAGCCGTTCCTGGTCATGGCGACGCAAAATCCGATCGAGCAAGAGGGGACCTATCCTCTCCCCGAAGCAGCGATCGACCGCTTTATGTTTAAGTTGAAGATCACTTATCCCCGGAAAGAAGAAGAGTTGAAGATCATTGATTCCGCCCTTATTGGCCAGGAACCGAAGATCAGTAAGGTTGTCAGTATCCAGGAGATCATGGAGACCCGCCAGGTTATTAACCAGATCTACATTGATGACAAGCTAAAGCAGTACATCGTTAATCTAGTCTCCGCGACCAGGACGCCGCAGGATTACGGCGTCGGCGAGCTGGCTGGCCTGATCCAATTTGGCGCTTCCCCGCGCGCTTCGATCAACCTCGCTCACGCTGCCAAAGGGCAGGCGTTTATCCGCCGCCGCGGCTATGTCATCCCCGACGATATCAAGAACGTCGCCCTGGACGTCATGCGCCACCGGATCATCCTGACCTACGAAGCGGAGGCGGAAGAGCAAACGTCGGAGACGATTATTCAAAAGGTTTTAGATGCTGTCGATGTTCCGTAA
- the lysS gene encoding lysine--tRNA ligase — protein MSEELSDLLKVRREKLQNIRDKGVNPYPYKFTATAHSNQVLENFAQLTEGQESTETVAIAGRIMTKRGHGKASFATIQDEFGRIQIYAKLDVIGENQYELWQNLDIGDYIGVTGHVFRTKTNEITVRVEKLEILSKSLLPLPEKWHGLQDKEIRYRERYLDLMVNPEVKAVFVKRSKIVSFIRRFLEEKGFLEVETPVLHVLQGGAAARPFETFHDALSMPLFMRIAPELYLKRLLVGGFEKVFEMGRVFRNEGMSFKHNPEYTMIEIYQAYVDYHDIMQLTEELVVNAAKEVLGTVEIEFRGEKINLTPPWKKITLEEALKENGIDIIGKNDDQIRALGKEKGIEGATELGIGKIINELYDKFVEPNLRQPTFIIDHPLETSPLAKKHRSKEGKVERFELIMAGMELANAFSELNDPIDQMQRFQKQADLKAAGDEEAESMDEDFLRALEYGMPPAGGLGIGIDRLVMLLTNSPSIRDVIFFPHMRPLTKSQPKPEEMEALKDKNESK, from the coding sequence ATGTCAGAAGAATTAAGCGATTTGTTAAAAGTTAGGCGGGAAAAGCTGCAGAACATCAGGGACAAAGGGGTTAATCCTTATCCATATAAGTTCACGGCGACCGCCCACTCCAATCAAGTTCTGGAAAACTTTGCTCAACTGACTGAAGGCCAAGAAAGCACCGAGACCGTCGCTATTGCCGGCCGGATCATGACCAAGCGCGGCCATGGCAAGGCCTCTTTCGCCACCATCCAGGACGAGTTCGGCCGGATCCAGATCTACGCCAAACTCGATGTCATTGGGGAAAATCAATATGAGCTCTGGCAGAACCTCGACATAGGGGATTACATCGGCGTGACCGGTCATGTTTTCCGGACCAAGACCAACGAGATCACCGTCCGGGTGGAAAAGCTAGAAATTTTAAGCAAATCGCTCCTCCCCCTGCCGGAAAAATGGCACGGACTGCAGGATAAAGAGATCCGTTACCGGGAACGCTACCTTGACCTGATGGTCAACCCGGAAGTTAAAGCTGTTTTCGTCAAAAGGAGCAAGATCGTCTCCTTTATCCGCCGTTTCCTGGAGGAAAAAGGGTTCCTGGAAGTTGAAACCCCGGTCCTGCACGTCCTGCAAGGTGGCGCCGCCGCCCGGCCGTTCGAGACTTTTCACGATGCCTTGAGCATGCCTTTGTTTATGAGGATCGCCCCCGAGCTCTATTTGAAGCGGCTTTTGGTCGGCGGTTTTGAAAAAGTATTTGAAATGGGCCGGGTCTTCCGGAACGAAGGGATGTCCTTCAAGCATAACCCGGAATACACGATGATCGAGATTTATCAGGCCTACGTCGACTATCACGACATCATGCAACTCACAGAAGAACTGGTCGTTAACGCCGCCAAAGAGGTACTGGGAACGGTGGAAATCGAATTCCGCGGCGAAAAGATCAACCTCACCCCACCTTGGAAAAAAATTACCCTGGAAGAAGCGCTCAAAGAGAACGGGATCGACATCATCGGCAAAAACGATGACCAGATCCGCGCCTTAGGAAAAGAAAAAGGAATCGAAGGGGCGACGGAACTTGGCATCGGCAAGATTATTAACGAACTCTACGACAAGTTCGTTGAGCCTAACCTACGGCAACCGACCTTTATCATCGACCACCCGCTCGAAACTTCTCCTTTGGCCAAGAAACATCGGTCAAAAGAAGGGAAAGTTGAACGTTTTGAACTGATCATGGCTGGAATGGAGTTGGCCAACGCCTTCTCCGAGCTTAATGACCCGATCGACCAAATGCAGCGCTTCCAAAAACAGGCCGACCTTAAAGCGGCCGGCGACGAAGAAGCCGAGTCGATGGACGAAGATTTCCTCCGGGCGCTCGAATATGGGATGCCCCCGGCTGGTGGCCTAGGGATCGGGATCGACCGCCTGGTAATGCTCCTGACCAATTCCCCGTCCATCAGGGACGTGATCTTCTTTCCCCACATGCGGCCGCTCACCAAGTCGCAACCGAAACCGGAAGAAATGGAAGCCCTGAAAGATAAGAATGAAAGTAAGTAA
- a CDS encoding VWA domain-containing protein, translated as MANIFWLLLLLLLPYIYSLKRSGKPAALPHPDLAWRLADPGRQAVWKQRLPLVLRLSALILLVLALARPQASFIFDNANRYGIDIMVAMDVSSSMTAEDFVPNRIAVAKNLLADFIRSRPNDRIGLIVFGAESYLQAPLTTDHRTVLSFLDDVRVGMAEDGTAIGMALANGVKRLKDSQAKSKIILLLTDGDNNAGAVDPDTAAKLAATYDIKIYAIGIGDPKGAPIPMVDQFGNKTYAYNPDGTPFLTKMNVEGLKRLAATTNGGYYLATDGGKLRSIFQQIDQLEKSKFDAKKQFVFDEKFPLFALPALLLLLLEFGLVKYWVRLP; from the coding sequence TTGGCTAATATATTTTGGCTGTTACTATTATTGCTGCTTCCTTACATATATAGCCTGAAGAGGAGTGGGAAGCCAGCCGCTTTGCCGCATCCCGACTTAGCTTGGCGTTTGGCCGATCCCGGTCGACAGGCCGTTTGGAAACAGCGCCTGCCGCTTGTTCTCCGGTTAAGCGCGCTGATTTTACTAGTGCTGGCTCTTGCCCGGCCGCAGGCGAGCTTTATCTTTGACAACGCCAACCGCTACGGGATCGACATTATGGTCGCTATGGATGTCAGCAGTTCGATGACCGCCGAAGACTTTGTGCCTAATCGGATCGCGGTCGCCAAGAACCTCTTGGCTGATTTTATCCGCTCGCGACCTAACGACCGGATCGGCCTGATCGTTTTCGGGGCTGAAAGTTATCTTCAGGCGCCGCTGACCACCGACCATCGGACCGTCCTCTCGTTCCTGGATGATGTCAGGGTCGGGATGGCTGAAGACGGGACCGCGATTGGGATGGCCTTGGCGAATGGGGTGAAACGACTGAAAGATTCACAGGCGAAGAGTAAGATCATTCTTCTCCTGACCGATGGCGATAATAATGCCGGGGCGGTCGATCCCGACACCGCCGCGAAATTAGCGGCGACTTACGATATCAAGATTTACGCTATCGGCATTGGCGACCCGAAAGGGGCCCCGATCCCGATGGTCGACCAGTTCGGCAATAAAACCTACGCCTATAATCCAGACGGGACCCCCTTCCTGACCAAGATGAACGTGGAAGGGTTAAAGCGTTTGGCCGCGACGACTAACGGCGGCTACTACTTGGCGACCGATGGCGGGAAGCTTCGCTCGATCTTTCAGCAGATCGACCAATTGGAAAAGAGCAAGTTCGACGCCAAAAAACAGTTTGTCTTTGACGAGAAGTTCCCGCTCTTCGCCTTACCGGCTCTTTTACTGTTGCTACTGGAATTTGGCTTGGTCAAATACTGGGTGAGACTGCCATGA